gtctgttcctaaaggttatgaagaccacaatgtttagatttaacaaattgatccttatattcataacacagacacacacacacacacatatacatatatatatatatatatatatatatatatatatatatatatatatatatatatatatagcctgtgttaccactctgcagctttagtgtatccagttttgcaacatggtgcagccttagtttatagaatgcagatacaagtagtgaaatcagccagaatacatttccatgcagcacaggaatgaggcatcttctctgattcacgttcacaataacagaactcaacttttttctgccacatacaatatggcggtgacgttgacgtgcgaacctgcgccctgtgacgcgtctacgtatatgatgtctgtgctTACAGTCCCTTGTGAGAAGCAGCGATTCCAATATTAATACTCCGGAGCTGCTCCCTCTAGTGTCAATCAGGGGAACGACTCACTGAAGTAAGACCTGGTGCCAGGGAGGAGTCACAGCTGCCACAATCCGCCTTTATTCATAAAATCATTCCAGACATTCCGATCTGCTGTGTCAGCCTTTAATCCAAAATTCCCCGTAAGAATACCAGCTCAGACATATTTCATCCCAGCTCTATCAAAAATATATGAGATACTGTCCATCAAATGATCCAGTAAAATCACTTATCTAAGTGAAAGTCGAatcagtgttttaaaataaatggctTAAAAACTTAACCCTGAAACCATGGAAAACTATAGAAacatcttaaaagaaaaaaagaaaaaatcttgaCGTTTTGCTCTTATTTGATATTGTTTCCTATTGTATGTCACATGCCTACCTAGTTTTACGCAggtgtgtgaaaataaaagggCGTATGCTCTCACAGAGAGGAGAACATCATGAAAAgccaaatgtgtgtgtgcataatATGTTCAACGCTGTGCTAAGCTTACTCTGCTTTTTCAGGGGTGGCAGCACGcggttgatttatttatttatctcagGAAAATACCTGCGAATGTTTATCGACTCTGCTGTACTAAGCTGAGCACTAATGCATCCAACTTGCCCTGCACTGCTTGTCTGtgcattttagattttgaattttgtatttaaaaaatctcaGTAGCCTCAGACTTTGGCCTGCAAATCTATTgaagtagtatttttttgtcaaaatcttAGTCAAATTGTCAGatcttaaaaacacatttattctaATCATGctgtttttcaaacattttatgaTTAAACATGGTCCTTCCGTCATGAATCTGTTCTGTTCTACTGCATCTTTCTAGCCCTTCGTTCCACTCATGAAGAACTTTTTCATCTGTGTGTGGTGTCTCCTGATTAattgactccagcctcagtccactcttTGTGACGCTCCCCTAAATTCCTCTTCCTGAATCTTCTCCAGACTGCAGTTATTCCTGGTGTTGGTGCACATTTTCCTACCTTACTTTTCCGTTCCACTCAACTTCCTATGAATAAGTTTGTATaagcaggccagctgacagctttgctagggcccgggacaacgcagtctttttgggccccccccctctacacctcccgccacacacacacacacacacaccaaaaaaagtcaacttaactgtatacttcatgccctggaaatctctgtattttatactggatattttcaacccccacagtccaaaaacatgactgttaggttaattggcttctccaaattgtccttaggtgtgagtgtgtaagtgaaaggttgtttgtcctgtttgtctctctgtgttgccctgcgacagactggcgacctgtccagggtataccacgcctctcgcccagtgaacgctggagataggcaccagcaccccccgcgaccccatgagggattaagcggtttggaaaatggatggatggatggattttcaacccatctattgaatattttgcactagttgatcttttcttcataagaaaacagcaagcactgcagccaaaacattgccttttttgacctgctgtatattagccagtccctaagcttgatgtatcatgaaactgttgacctttcgggttttgtgatttttattttattattacaattaaataatgttatgttcatagtgcttttttcctaatccacctcatatctttcaatccttatgtaatgtcgtatgtgttgtgtgcacctgtctgttgctttaatcctataattttccccgtcgtgggataaataaaggattagcttatcttaaataacactttttaataggacatatgtactgggttctttcaaggtcttaattacattttctgtgtgggctccagtaacatatgatatataatacctactttgaaagttaacatgaactgctgcggAAGACCACTCTGATCtgcctggatgttctctggaggactgaaacgcctcagtcagagacgtcagtctgtgcgTCTGttgcactgagctatattatacactggagtgctaatagcctgCTGTTAGACCTCAAAGATTAATTCTTTGGATTTTCCACCatgtaaaaaagaagaagaaaaaaaaagtaggcgAATGGACggcttttaataatttcttgaaCTTTATTCAAAAATATATGGAAGGGAAAATTACAAATTATTAAGTTGAACTAGTGATTGAACAAAGCTATAGTACATTATAAATTTAACAGCTGGAACATGCAGATCTTTAAGCCTggcttatttatttgttaaatacaACATAACTATGCTGTTCACTTCAATATCACCGTCTTAATactgaacagaaaatatttcacCCAAACCTCTACAAAGTTCAACAAGTTTAGCTGAGCAACCAACTTTCAATACACAAAACACCTAGACAACAGCAGACGCTTCATCACCACAACTTCATTATCTCTACATAACTGTTTGTGGAATCATCCTTCTTTAACCCCAGGCCAGGATAAAGCGGCTGAGAGAATGTAGTCTTTTCTTTATGGAGCAGGGTCATGGTTTTAGAGATGCTGTAAAAAGCCAGAGAGCCTGCCTTGTAATCCAGGTACACGCCGATACGGAAAGACTGAGGACCTGACAGCTTTTGTTCATTGTATTGGTGTCGGAAAATATAGCCATTCTTGGAGCACTCCAAGCTCCATGATTTGTCATCGTTTCCAAATGCTAAATCATTTAATGGTTTGCTGTTTTCGTATGCCACAGCTACTGCGCAAAAGGAGCCTTTCCACATGACCTCCCAGTAGCATCGCTCTGACAGAGCCTCTCTGCACAACACCCGCTTCACACTCTGAAATCTGTCTGAGTAACCATAATAATTGTAACCGCTATGTGTCAACCGCCTTTGGTCTTCTGAGATGGACAAGTAACTGTCGACAGTCTTGACATCAAGTGTTAGGCTACGAGAATCTGTGAAACAAACATGAATATAGGTTTTTATTGTTATCATTCATCCGgttttaattcatatttttctGCATGATTAAGAGGTAGAGCGTCGATTACTTTACTTACAAAGCAGAAACTGTCCTCTGGATTTTGGTACAGGTGGCAGCACAACGTTAACAGCAGacactgacaaaaaaataaataaaatcatcttaGAGTCAGTCACTCACTCACTCTCACTCAGATTCTTATACATCTCATGTACCTTTGGTAGACAAACTGGGCCAGATGTCATTCAGGAGATCCTCCATCTTATCTTTCACGTTGCATACAAACTGAGAGACTGCTTCCATTGACTCACGAGGGCGAACAACAGCACTGGGTGGCAAAGCTGGAGACTCGCATGAAGTGGAGAGAGCTGGGAAAGCCTGGAAGAAGATAATCATTGCTCTATTATAGAGGATattcaaaaaagaaatcagatatCACCTGGGTGCAGCACTTTTAACTCatctaaaagagaaaatatgcaatttatGAACCAGTTTATGCTTTAGAAGTTGACAGATGATGTGAGCTTTGGTTGTCATGGAGAAGGCAAACAAAAAGATGTACAGGTAAATACAGGTCTCGTTTTCCAAGCGCCAAGTCTTTTCCCGTCCCATTGGATCGGGTCAGAATATGAACACATTTTTAGATGCAGGTGCTCAAGACAAAAATGAAGGGCACCCATCCCTAAATTAATctataaaacaataacaaaacaggATATATTTATGCTGTCTACTGGCCCTTACAGTAGCTGTGTAATTTGTCGCCATTTAGCGTTCTGATAGTTCCGTAGTACTGTCAGCAGATGGCACAACGTTTGCCTCCTGATCACACCTCCTGACTTAGTAAACActatcagcatgaatacttggtgtatattgttttatttgatgatAAATAGATTTTCTCATTCTTTTATTATAACTAAGCCCATTTTTCCCCCaattgtttcaaaataaaactttccaAACACTCACAGTTGGTAGTGTATAATTGTTACTATATATTCACTTGATGTCCCAGTGGCTCAGCAGATGGAAAGTAACATTAAAACAGCAAAGTTTTTGATCAAACAGGAATTCTCACTCTATAACTTTAATGAAGGTTACTCCGGCATACTTCATCTACCTGCATTTAACTTATGGAAAGCTCCGGTCAAGTACCCCTGTTAGACCACAAGAACaggtattattttcattatcatTATCCTCATTAGCTTATACAGCTAATGATTATAGTgacatggagctaaaccagtgacagcaggtagatgatgaggAGTACAGGAAAAACGGAAAGCCCATGAAGGGGCCTCCAATCTACCCCACCAATGGCAAAACAGTGTCAGCTTGTAGTGACATCGTAGCTGAAGGGACTCTGGAGTGACAGTGAAAAGATTTCTCATTgaataaaagctgcagcataaaatgacaaCATCATCATacgtttttactttctaacaaggtttgacttttcaatgtcCAAATGTTTGATACCAAATCGCTTTTCAATGTCACCGTTTTATCTACATACTCCTTTGCTGCCTCCAAAAGTCAAATGTAAAAGCCTATAGCACCCTCTGTTGGTCGTCTTGGGTCAATGTAATGGCTAGCTGTCACTTAAATTTACACGGTGGCTGTAATCTGTTTCGGGAGGGCCCGGATACCTGAATCGGAGAGCTACAGCAGAGTGAGACCTGGAGACAGACAAGCAGGACTGATGGCTGTAAGCCAGGAGTGAAAGCCAATAGTTATAGACTGGCCATTAGCCGCTATCGAGACCCCAACAGCTGAATTGGTTGATAGACCCAGGTCTACAATAACCCGGGGTTTTCTGATGACAATATTTCCTACAGAAAACCAGCAAAGTAATGTAGATTTTGAAGAGTGCTACATCaagttaaataaatgaactCTCATACATTAAAAACGAGAACTCAGACGCTACCCTACCAAACTCAACTGGTTTGGCCGCTATCTAATTAGTTGCTTACTTCTGTATGCTGTGGAAGCTGTGAGGTCCCAAATAAAATGGTGTTAGTGTGCATCCAGTATGCATTATGACAATAAACACAATACTGATTCTGAAGATTCTGGTACCTGAATGAAATGAATGTGATCGCTGGTAAGAGAAAGCTTATGAAGGTCCTCTTTTCGTTTCCTCAGCTTGGTTATCACCTTCTCTaactgcagctgcagctcttgAGCCTCAGAAACAGCCTGTTTCTCTCTCACACAGATCATCTGCTTTGCCAAagcgtgttttttttgtatggaGGAAATCAGCATATATTCGATGTGATCAATGTCCTCCACTGCGTTCTGGCTACAAATCTGTTTATAAAAAGATAAGCATCAAGAGGTATATTTTTTAAGCATGGCAATAATAGGTGTGAGCAAGTAAGAAACAGCTTAAAAAGCATTTCACCCCCCTTCACAACAATTGTGTAAATAATTATGCATAACCTTATGAAATGATTAAAGTGATctgttaacattttctttttcagagtcCCGATTTGTTGCTCTGATAGAACAGCTTGAGAATCTGTGCTTGAAGGTAAAGATCATAGATAAAagggtgatggcaaagaggACTTTTCACCTAAAAGACTAGGAGCGCATCACCCTAAGAATTGTCAAAACAGCAgtgaaaatatgcaaaaagctgcTCAGTACTTGTTTGGCATTACAGCAGTAAAACCCTTCTCATCTCCTCCATCAATTACTGaaaagggtatgaataatttgtcattttctacgtttaaaaaaaaagaaaagaaaaaaaggtggatAGTAACTTCAAAACTgcgcaagttttgaagttaatacattccacctctaaacaaaagacttgtgcagtcagatgtttttttctcttttccattGCTTccgcacaacactggtgtcttttcaacttgtcaccacagggggcagacttctgcaaaaatcctggaacttgtactttgctcctttaaataaaatgtaaataaaagacGTACACCTTCTTtctaaaaaattacatttcattaAAGGCACGCAACAGAACTCACCATCCACAGCCATTCAGCACACTTGTAGAGAGAAACATGTCTCTTTTGGACATTCTTGTAGCTaccatttaaaatgttgtttttttttaataacaaaataaaaaagtcagagTAGGGCTTTCAAAATAATCGATCTGCTGATCTgaatctatatttaaaaatacatttgaatttttaatcaaaaaaaaaatggctgaccCATTCACATTAGCTTAAATTATTGCGGTTCTTCCAGCTGCAGCACTGTAAGAACAAAGGCTCACCCCTCCACTCCCTGCAGCTTCATCTAATTATAAAGATTATCTGATGTTGGAAGTTTAAACTCTGATAACATTTCATACCATAACATTTCAAGTACAGCCGGAAAAAAATTAGACCTTCTTTATCAACAAGATAAAGAGAGATTAGCATGTATTTATAATAGATGCAGAGGGTCATTCATGTCATGTTTCAGCGCATAATACAGCGCTAAAGTTAAAGAGGATGTTTGTAttatttctacattaaaagGATGAGATCACCAAGGTGAAGTTTTAATCTCTAGCCTCTTACAAGCAGCCTGAAGGTAACGACTGACATCTCTCCATAAAATATAAAGTCCGGTTTAGAGAAGCTTCTTACAGATCCAGTGGTTCCTCTGGTTTTATCTTCGCACATCTCATAGATACCAACAATAGGTGAATCCGTCAATTTGATTACTGCAATCTGATTATACCCTAAAACAAGGTCAGTATCACCTAATTATTCTAAGTGGTCGGGATTTTCACACCTTGAAATCCTCCAGGGCTTGGACCAACTCTTTCAGCTCATGTTCTCTTTCCTGGAGACTCTTCTGGACATTGGTTTGATGCACaaacagatgcatctaaaaataagaGTTAAAATTCAGATTAAAATTAAGAAACTTTGGCCTATGTAAAGAGTTAAACTTTAAATATCTCTTAGCACTTTACAGCCACCATTGCTTGCACACCGAGTGTCTGTTCCTACCTGCTCTGTCGCCCTTTCTGCTTTAGCTGAAATAGTGCGGTGGCCCCTGTGTTTATCTATGGTGCATAGATAGCAGATACAGATTTTGTCAGTCTGACAATAAATCTCCATCAGCTTGTTGTGTTTCTTGCACATCTTTTTGTCTAGTGGGACTGTAACCGAGACCAACTGGTGCATCTTCAGCACAGGAACTCTGTAGTGAGGTGCCAGGTGAGAGTCACAGTATGAAGCCATGCATGTTAGACATGACATAGAGGCCTTGTTTCTGCTGGTCTTGCAGCAGAAATCACAGGCAACATCTTCTGGGCCAGCACAGGTAAGACCAGCAGAGGGAGAGGTCTTTTTGGTGCTCGTCCCCTCCAGCTTTGCCACAACCTGAAAAATTAAAGGGTTACTTGAGACCAACCAGTGAATTTTCtcctcagagaaaacaaaactaatcaatttttacatttatttgattttcatttcaCAACAAACCCaaggtttttcatttttaattaaaaaaatacatttaagtatTTTGGGCCAACAAAGTAAAACTACCCTAAAACTTATGCCATTTatggaaataaatatgttattggAGTAGAATTACAAATGCCACTGAATTTTTAATGGTGTACGTTTGTACTTTCagtgttaaaatatattttaaataatataaataaatagcgCGGTCCAGAATTCATTATTTGTGTTCAAAATTTAAGTTGTTAATTTGTTATTAACAACATTTAAGTAAAAATCAATTTCGATCCACCAATGTGATCACTTTTTCGCTGAATCAATGCTTGGATGTGAGCAGTGCGTCCTGCGCATAATTCATGAGCCACACGCATCATGGTCATGTTAATTGCACTTGTGTGGGTGGGTCAGGTGTGGTGATGGTTTTGTGCGTAGCCTCCGATAAAATCCAGCAGGCGCCCATGACCGTACGGTACAGCAGCTGCACTGATGCAGACAGGAAGAGGCTCTAAAGAGTGGTACAGTCAGCCCAAAAGATCAGTGGTGCCCTCCCTGATGGACATGCACTCCCTCCCACTGCTCAGCAGAGCCACAACTATCAGCAAAGACAGCTCCCACGCTGGCTTTGAACTGTTTAACCTGTTGGCCCCAGGAAAGCGCTACAGGTGCATTAGGaccagaaagaaaacagactcaaaaacagctcCTTTCCTAAGGCACCCTGAACTTCCACATGCACTGGTAACGaactgttgggggggggggggccgaCTTACTACTGTAAAGTAATGACATCGTCCAACATTTACACAgatatttaacaatttattaatAACGGATATTTTGATATTTCTGCACCGCTTGGAGTTGGCTTTAATCTTGCTGTACATGtgtataatgacaataaaaggcATTCTGATTCAGATTTTGTGTGATTAGCTGTGGCTAGCATGCTACTAGGCATATGTTATATTGGGTTATTTAGTAAGCATTTATTTGCACACccaataaatgaaaacatcataCAATCCATGAGGAGTGTTTATCTGAGCTTCAGTGTTACATATTCCACTTATTATAAGCCATTTTGGGCCTGTTTACAAAGGTCATTTGTAACTTTTGCTAGTCGGCAgttgccacccccccccctgacAACTATTTTAAGAGCAGGTCCAGGTGTGTATAAATACCAGCTAAATACATGCATTTGTGATGATTAGAAGCGGCAACTTGTAGTGTGGTGCTTGTTTCCTTTTTTGCTTCAGCTTTTTTTCGCGGATCAACTCACTTCTTTCTCTCACAAGATTAGTGTGTGGACCTGTAACGatatataaacatttcataGTATTAGCTGTAATTTTAGCGAATTGAGCGGGTTTCTTTGTGGCATTTGAGCCACTGGGAGAGAAAAGAGGACAACCTGTCCTACCTTTCTAgtaatattgtttttctttccactcattTGAGTACTGAACATTTCAACCAATGTTTAAGCTGTTCTATGCTGGGTTTATCGAGTGAAGCATGttgaaatgggaaaaaaaaaaaaaaaaaaaaatgattt
The DNA window shown above is from Fundulus heteroclitus isolate FHET01 chromosome 14, MU-UCD_Fhet_4.1, whole genome shotgun sequence and carries:
- the LOC105917685 gene encoding E3 ubiquitin-protein ligase TRIM47 isoform X2 — translated: MAEKPPQPGVDLDRRQFCCPVCLDLFREPVTVPCGHSYCRGCIEECWQQVEAKARRYSCPQCREVFQSRPVLGRNHILAEVVAKLEGTSTKKTSPSAGLTCAGPEDVACDFCCKTSRNKASMSCLTCMASYCDSHLAPHYRVPVLKMHQLVSVTVPLDKKMCKKHNKLMEIYCQTDKICICYLCTIDKHRGHRTISAKAERATEQMHLFVHQTNVQKSLQEREHELKELVQALEDFKAFPALSTSCESPALPPSAVVRPRESMEAVSQFVCNVKDKMEDLLNDIWPSLSTKVSAVNVVLPPVPKSRGQFLLYSRSLTLDVKTVDSYLSISEDQRRLTHSGYNYYGYSDRFQSVKRVLCREALSERCYWEVMWKGSFCAVAVAYENSKPLNDLAFGNDDKSWSLECSKNGYIFRHQYNEQKLSGPQSFRIGVYLDYKAGSLAFYSISKTMTLLHKEKTTFSQPLYPGLGLKKDDSTNSYVEIMKLW
- the LOC105917685 gene encoding tripartite motif-containing protein 16 isoform X1 — protein: MAEKPPQPGVDLDRRQFCCPVCLDLFREPVTVPCGHSYCRGCIEECWQQVEAKARRYSCPQCREVFQSRPVLGRNHILAEVVAKLEGTSTKKTSPSAGLTCAGPEDVACDFCCKTSRNKASMSCLTCMASYCDSHLAPHYRVPVLKMHQLVSVTVPLDKKMCKKHNKLMEIYCQTDKICICYLCTIDKHRGHRTISAKAERATEQMHLFVHQTNVQKSLQEREHELKELVQALEDFKICSQNAVEDIDHIEYMLISSIQKKHALAKQMICVREKQAVSEAQELQLQLEKVITKLRKRKEDLHKLSLTSDHIHFIQAFPALSTSCESPALPPSAVVRPRESMEAVSQFVCNVKDKMEDLLNDIWPSLSTKVSAVNVVLPPVPKSRGQFLLYSRSLTLDVKTVDSYLSISEDQRRLTHSGYNYYGYSDRFQSVKRVLCREALSERCYWEVMWKGSFCAVAVAYENSKPLNDLAFGNDDKSWSLECSKNGYIFRHQYNEQKLSGPQSFRIGVYLDYKAGSLAFYSISKTMTLLHKEKTTFSQPLYPGLGLKKDDSTNSYVEIMKLW